Proteins encoded by one window of Synergistes jonesii:
- a CDS encoding helix-turn-helix domain-containing protein — protein MIGDNIRMFREKKGMKQTELAKAIGISTVTLSRYENNTRAPRAEDLIRLADALDTSVAALIETGGATNSQATRVGTPWHVDVGDADIEIPAARIDFAKSAGKSIPVPVYGHELSACCGDGFPDADQIFAEAEEFIAMPSSFIGPYDPERPPFIIYADGDSMVDAGISDGSQVIINPADPVLDGDAALVEFAVNPVVRSIAVKRVYWLDNHGVEIRSACGDGWRRRFTSADGDEKSIRIIGKVEWAGHKPRRG, from the coding sequence TTGATAGGCGATAATATTCGGATGTTTCGTGAAAAAAAAGGAATGAAGCAGACTGAACTTGCAAAAGCTATCGGCATTAGTACCGTTACCCTTTCGCGATATGAAAATAATACTCGTGCGCCGAGAGCAGAAGACTTAATCCGATTAGCAGATGCACTTGATACCAGCGTAGCTGCCCTCATAGAGACTGGAGGCGCTACCAATTCGCAGGCGACCAGGGTAGGAACGCCATGGCATGTTGATGTCGGCGATGCGGACATTGAAATACCGGCCGCCCGCATAGACTTCGCCAAAAGCGCGGGGAAATCAATCCCCGTCCCCGTGTATGGGCATGAGCTTTCAGCCTGCTGCGGAGATGGGTTTCCAGACGCTGATCAGATATTCGCCGAGGCGGAAGAGTTCATAGCAATGCCATCAAGTTTTATTGGTCCGTATGACCCTGAACGCCCGCCGTTCATAATCTACGCTGATGGCGACAGCATGGTTGATGCAGGCATCAGCGACGGCTCACAAGTAATAATAAATCCGGCAGACCCCGTTCTCGACGGCGATGCCGCACTCGTGGAGTTCGCGGTAAACCCCGTAGTGCGTAGCATCGCCGTGAAGCGCGTATATTGGCTCGATAACCATGGCGTGGAAATACGCAGCGCCTGCGGCGACGGTTGGCGCCGAAGGTTTACCAGCGCTGACGGCGACGAAAAAAGCATCCGTATCATCGGTAAGGTAGAGTGGGCCGGGCACAAACCGAGAAGAGGATAA
- a CDS encoding helix-turn-helix domain-containing protein — protein sequence MPTFSVRARELRRSKNLTQKQIASIFGVSEILWRKYEAGDRVPTLDGLIAIADYFGVSIDYLVGRTDNPDTLH from the coding sequence TTGCCAACTTTCTCAGTGCGAGCCCGTGAACTTCGCCGCTCTAAAAACCTTACCCAAAAACAAATTGCTTCGATTTTTGGGGTTTCGGAGATTCTTTGGCGGAAATACGAGGCGGGAGACCGTGTCCCAACTCTCGATGGGCTCATCGCCATCGCCGACTACTTCGGAGTCTCTATCGACTACCTCGTCGGACGGACGGACAACCCTGACACGCTGCATTAA
- a CDS encoding DUF7768 domain-containing protein, producing MKKVYIAHPLRGVSGRKAEIESNIKENKEICRAIVEDARYDDVVPVSPIEAFSFLDPENKEPKYVERTMSYCLSLLNACEELWVFGDWTTSEGVMKEITTWLTTRKRYKASDDSLSPLVRFFEYNDAASGIRIKQTATVEHIAGFCKLMQKEIHGAQVKEWRKFASMMIDPDSGVLTRRL from the coding sequence ATGAAAAAAGTATACATCGCGCACCCGCTGAGGGGCGTGTCGGGACGCAAGGCGGAGATAGAGTCCAACATCAAGGAGAACAAGGAAATCTGCCGCGCAATAGTGGAAGACGCACGCTACGACGACGTAGTACCCGTATCGCCGATAGAAGCCTTTTCCTTCTTGGACCCGGAAAACAAGGAGCCGAAATATGTCGAAAGGACAATGTCCTACTGCCTATCCCTGCTCAACGCCTGTGAAGAGTTGTGGGTCTTCGGCGACTGGACGACATCCGAGGGTGTGATGAAGGAGATCACGACATGGCTTACAACCCGCAAACGTTATAAGGCATCGGACGACAGCCTTTCGCCCCTTGTCCGTTTCTTTGAGTATAACGACGCAGCGAGCGGCATCCGCATAAAACAGACGGCGACGGTTGAGCACATCGCCGGTTTTTGCAAATTGATGCAGAAAGAGATACACGGCGCGCAAGTGAAAGAGTGGCGCAAATTTGCAAGCATGATGATAGATCCAGACAGCGGCGTTTTGACGAGGAGACTTTAA
- a CDS encoding helix-turn-helix domain-containing protein, whose translation MTSIKKIREIRKMTQSELAERINISTVSLSRYENGVRNPRATELSKMAEVLNCSVDELLRDDANPTAPLSEQRQGESETA comes from the coding sequence GTGACATCAATCAAAAAAATCAGAGAGATTCGCAAGATGACGCAATCTGAGCTTGCCGAAAGGATAAACATCTCGACGGTCTCATTGTCTCGTTATGAAAATGGAGTCCGTAACCCTCGCGCGACAGAATTGTCGAAGATGGCGGAAGTCCTTAACTGCTCTGTAGACGAGCTTCTGCGCGACGACGCAAACCCTACTGCGCCCCTGTCCGAGCAGCGGCAGGGGGAATCGGAGACGGCATAG
- the bet gene encoding phage recombination protein Bet: MTSKANEAADTPRFRQLSDKDRALLRKGLCAKCTADDFELFVETCNKTGLDPFMRQIYPVFRPDRKANCDVMQIQVSIDGMRLVAERSGHYAGQVGPFWCGKDGSWKDVWLSDREYPVAAKVGVMRHDFKEVLWAAARFQSYVQTKFDGKPNQMWGKFPDVMIAKCAEALALRKAFPMELSGLYSTEEMSQADNPETANAGKLNVSPDTAPKTKSLETANVQETSPQQPIGADTRVNVERRARAIKALTAMLIDEAGLGLKAAEAADWIKRTVARDDITGMESLTDVEIARCMKTAKDAISKKVA, from the coding sequence ATGACAAGCAAAGCTAATGAAGCGGCAGATACGCCGCGTTTCCGTCAGTTGAGCGATAAAGATAGGGCTCTGCTGCGCAAGGGGTTGTGCGCTAAGTGTACGGCGGACGACTTCGAACTCTTTGTGGAGACTTGCAACAAGACGGGGCTCGATCCTTTTATGCGGCAGATTTATCCGGTGTTCCGCCCTGACCGTAAAGCAAACTGCGATGTGATGCAGATACAGGTCTCAATCGACGGAATGCGTCTGGTAGCCGAGCGCTCTGGACATTACGCGGGGCAGGTGGGGCCTTTCTGGTGCGGCAAGGACGGCTCGTGGAAGGACGTTTGGCTGTCGGACAGGGAGTATCCTGTAGCGGCGAAGGTCGGCGTGATGCGGCACGATTTCAAAGAAGTGTTGTGGGCGGCGGCGCGTTTTCAATCCTATGTGCAAACTAAGTTTGACGGGAAGCCGAATCAGATGTGGGGGAAGTTTCCCGACGTGATGATTGCAAAGTGCGCGGAAGCCTTGGCGCTGCGCAAGGCATTCCCCATGGAGCTTTCGGGGCTGTATTCGACGGAAGAGATGTCGCAGGCAGATAACCCAGAAACGGCGAATGCGGGCAAGTTGAATGTTTCCCCTGACACGGCTCCCAAGACGAAGAGCCTGGAAACGGCAAATGTGCAAGAGACGTCTCCGCAGCAGCCGATTGGGGCTGATACGCGTGTGAATGTAGAGCGCCGCGCTCGTGCAATCAAAGCACTGACCGCGATGCTCATAGACGAAGCGGGGCTCGGGCTAAAAGCGGCGGAGGCGGCGGATTGGATCAAGCGCACTGTTGCCCGCGACGATATAACAGGCATGGAATCGCTGACGGACG
- a CDS encoding YqaJ viral recombinase family nuclease: MKKISTLDMSRDEWLNARRAGIGGSDVAAILGQNPYRSPMAVYLDKIGETKQPEEDNEKAYWGTVLEDVVARHYAKVNGVKVRKNNHILIDEERPFMIANIDREVFSDTEGHYGYEGKTTDAHNSAPWNDDGVPIGYVYQVQHYMAVTGLPFFDVACLIGGNNYVQRRVPRDEELIEFLIEKEAEFWLMVETKTPPAWDGSQNAWDVLKMMYPASEQGKVVNLPPELAEALYMYRKLDAQKSELNGQAKEVEKQRDVYKQQICAAMGDAETGYLDGMEISYKTTFRKGYTTKDTTFRTFRIKDMIEKGVA, translated from the coding sequence ATGAAGAAAATCTCTACACTGGATATGAGCCGCGACGAATGGCTGAACGCGCGCCGCGCCGGGATAGGCGGCTCGGACGTAGCGGCCATTCTGGGGCAAAATCCCTACCGTTCGCCGATGGCCGTCTACCTCGACAAAATCGGCGAAACCAAACAGCCCGAAGAGGACAACGAAAAAGCCTATTGGGGCACGGTGCTTGAAGACGTCGTAGCGCGCCACTACGCCAAAGTCAACGGCGTGAAGGTGCGGAAGAACAACCATATCCTCATCGACGAAGAGCGCCCCTTCATGATAGCCAACATCGACCGCGAAGTTTTTTCAGATACCGAAGGGCATTACGGCTACGAAGGCAAAACTACCGACGCGCACAACTCCGCGCCGTGGAACGACGACGGCGTGCCGATAGGCTACGTCTACCAGGTGCAGCATTACATGGCCGTTACGGGACTGCCGTTTTTCGACGTGGCCTGTCTCATCGGCGGCAACAACTACGTCCAGCGGCGCGTGCCTCGCGACGAAGAACTTATCGAGTTCCTTATCGAAAAAGAGGCGGAATTTTGGCTCATGGTCGAGACGAAGACCCCGCCGGCGTGGGACGGCAGCCAAAACGCATGGGACGTCTTGAAGATGATGTATCCCGCCTCCGAGCAGGGCAAGGTCGTCAACCTGCCGCCCGAGCTCGCCGAGGCGCTTTACATGTACAGAAAACTCGACGCGCAGAAGTCGGAACTGAACGGACAGGCGAAAGAGGTCGAGAAGCAGCGCGACGTCTACAAACAGCAGATATGCGCCGCGATGGGCGACGCGGAGACCGGCTATTTAGACGGCATGGAGATCAGCTACAAAACGACGTTCCGTAAAGGTTACACGACGAAAGACACGACGTTCAGGACATTCCGAATCAAAGACATGATAGAGAAGGGAGTTGCGTGA
- a CDS encoding helix-turn-helix domain-containing protein, with amino-acid sequence MRVKLYNARKSFGKTQREMSEILGISEVYYRKIEAGARTGKYELWVKLATLLDTPQDVLREDVKSVTKAETKTK; translated from the coding sequence GTGAGAGTCAAACTATACAACGCCCGTAAGTCATTCGGCAAGACACAACGAGAAATGTCCGAAATACTTGGAATCTCGGAGGTCTACTACCGCAAAATCGAAGCCGGCGCCAGAACAGGAAAATACGAACTCTGGGTCAAGCTTGCGACACTACTCGACACCCCGCAGGACGTACTGCGGGAAGACGTAAAAAGTGTAACAAAGGCTGAAACAAAAACGAAGTGA